DNA sequence from the Dunckerocampus dactyliophorus isolate RoL2022-P2 chromosome 4, RoL_Ddac_1.1, whole genome shotgun sequence genome:
gaaaagaaggcatgaaagaaggaggggttgtcaacattcggaccatatatgttggcaatgcagaaatgtacattatcaacagatatgttcattattatatatctcccttctgtgtctgtaatagtgttgtggagtgtaaaattcactctcctgttaattaaaatagctacccctctctgtttggagttgtaacttgctaaatatgtgtgtgggaactgtggtgagtgaagtgtatggacagctgacttggacatgtgagtctcttgtaataagacaatgtctgcttggatGTTCTTCAAATggttcaacattttttgtctttttttctatcgactcccctgacattccaagtgacaaactgtagtgagttcatcctacactagctttggtgatgtgtgtgtaaacaagatcaaatgtgaagtatgtgtacctggaagtaaaaatcatgggagtatatacagtacttttaaatgtatgcttaatttgtacataggcaaagtgtaacatcgtaatcctgaatgaactaagacaactaaagtgaggacgtgatgtgggtttatgcataagtAAGATGAGCGTGCTTGCGAGTGGGGGTGATATCCATATCAATCgtagaatatgatgtgtatgtgtaagaaagtgcgtgcacgtgtgtgtatttgtgtgaattgtttgaatttggttgggtttggacttcgagggtgtatgatgtcactgtgaggagatgctgatgaaggaggcagctggcagacaagaggatatgtgacaatatgagaAGGGGAGAAAGGGGGAAAGCATGACGCAGAGGGAGGATGGGgagaggaagaaagaaagagaagaaaaaagaaaacaaaggaaagaaaggctgtgcatacatacagtgggatagtgaaaaaaagggggggtaAAGTGGGAACAGACAGTAACATTGTAAAGGCTACAAGTGTGCGCGCTgcgagataaaaaaaaaagttacctgGTTGAGATAGATCATTAGTCAATACAGCCATGGTGTGACTTCCTGGTCGCGGTAAAGTTGTCCATTGacgaagagtttatccaccgtgatgacagctTGGCATCCCTCGTTAATGAACTTCCTCCCAGCAGGGAACAGGCGCCGGCGCCTATAGAGGATTTCTCTGGGAAATTGATCGTTGCCGTTGAAGTCCGTCCCCTTCAGCTCCCGGCCTCGGCCCTTCACCTGTTCCTTCTGCTTAGAATGTTCAAATTTCGCCACGATGGGTCTCGGCCTacggttctctggcttcttggctCCCTGGCGATGGACgcggtgaaaagtgatgttttggatggCGTCCGCTGGGAGTTTGAGCTGTCGCGCCATGGAGGCCCGCACCGATTCTTCAGGGTCTTCCTCGGATTTTTCGGGAATTCCAGCGAAGACAAGATTGTCCCGCATGCTCCGGGCATGGAGGTCTAGGATCGTCTCCTTCATGGTTTTGTTCTCTTGGATAAGATGTGAAACTCCGTTGGTGAGGGACTTCACCGACTCGCGGAGGGCTGCGTTCTCGGTGACCAAGGAGACGATCTGGTTTTGGCTGAAGTCCAGAGATTCACGGATGGCCTGGATTTCTTTGTGGAAAGCAAATCAGCCTCTTATCGATGGAGTCGAGGATGTCTCTGATGTCACTGCCTGGTGGAGATTCTCTAGGTGAGTCCTCCGggtattgtaaaatgattcttgtcctgtgaactccagagtaccttttgttctgtgaaactcagttgaactcaggcctacgtgactgagggggaggtcatcgtgGTGGTCATCTGCTCTGCTTGGGTTGTGGTGTCTTGGGTGACTTGTCCGATTTGCCCATGACTACGCGATCAATGCACCCGTCGAAGTACTCCTCCAGATCTTACAGTTTTTGGCTTGATTAGGCGTTTAGGGTGTTTAATATGCTGGTTTTGTGTCGAAATACTTTGCGGATGTTTTAGTAGTTGAGTTCCGCTTGTCTGTGTTCCGCGCGTCGCGCACACTCTCGCGAGATTACAGCATCACGTCAGCCTTACAGCATCACGTCAGCCTAGCTTGACAATTTTTAAGCTAATTGTGTCAAcatttattttggtttttaaaCCACAATTGACAACTAACTGACATGCTAGCTGTGGGTGATGTTCCTTAGTTCTTGTAGTTGAACAGTCCTTAACATTTATTGTAGTGTTACATACAGTTGTATCTCATTTGTagtggttaatttgttccagactgGAGCGCgataatattttcgtagtttgagcagagaaaacctgatacattttttttacattattagaggcctgtagacatgaaataacacccctacagtcacctttacactcctattattcattgtttacatcacattgcacaactcttatgctgcagggactcaaggcggccgctagctagcaagttaGTGAGCTAGCAATGTAACaaactagcaagctagcgagctaaccaattagcctttaatttatttcttctaaacttcaaaaaccaaaaacttaccacttccgggaggagaacttttttcattcttattgtaacccgccctgtttcacatcgcccgcaccggggctcgaacacagcaccttcgcaccgcccgcaccggggcacGAACACATGGCGGGTTTCattatcatgtcagacatgcagtggctgacttcatgacttcatgcagttaAGGCAAAAAGTGATGAAACGTaaagtaatgtctcatcaatgttttgtgtcgttattgccgcctagtgaccagaatactacatatcacgtgtattttaattgtttcgactaataatagacaatagtctaccacgaaacagcgatcatttattaattcctAAAAAACGCCAGGGATCGATAATCAAATCATGATATTGCGAAggacaactgtatttttttcatgtatacTTTTCATTTCTAACCCCTGAAGGGCGATGACTTAGAGGGTGCTAGCTTTGGAAGGTGTTGCATGCATTACACCCCGGCAAGTAACACGTGCGCAGTTGCTGTTGCCACTGAGCAAAGCAGACAATTTTTATGCTCCTATTTCTGCTTTAGCCGCAAGGGATGTTCTTGGTTGAAAAAGTACAACCTTGAGAGTTGCAGACAGTCCcttaaaatgcattattttacaAATGTCTGCATTCTTTTACTTTTATAATTATATAGCTtcccaaatgtttattatttcaatATATGCTACTGGATGTGTGAATTTCCTTTGGAATCAATAAAGTATTGTTTAATTTGGCAagagtatttttgtcatgttttgcaggacaggagcgagtgttccctgtcctgcgcccttattttggcgagGTGGACTTCGAACtcgcggcgctggttcattgtggtTGTCACTGTCATTGAACCTCGTTGACTttccagtgctgtcacctacctgtttatattttgtattatttttcccacagagcttttcctctgtcacttttagttttttcttgtcttgtgcaataaaattacttttatttttgcacttcgccgccttctctctgcactCTGGGGGTCAACCTTCCGACAGCTCCAACGAATCCTGACAATTTTGTCAATGCTGACTCATGTGCAAGACGCATCATTTAACAAACGTGGCGCATTTTAGCTAAAAGGCTCATTTCTTGGAATATCACacaacagcatagaaaacacgTGGGTTCCCTTTGCTCCATAGAAATATAGAATTTGGTTAAATAACACTATGAGctccatgttttatttttaaaggtgATGTGTAAAACTTCCAGGGTGTGAAGTTGACATAAATGGCCGAGGAAGCAACATCATTAACTCatcaaacaggaagtagcctacagtaaaaatgggggaaaaaaagagaaagaccaAAGCTGATaccaataataggctttttcatgtatatcacaaagctgagaagcaGCTTTTATCTTGAAATATGCAgcgatgtgaaaaagtgttttccctccttcctgattgcttatttatttgcatgtttaccacacttaaatgtttcagatcatcaaacaaatttaagtattagtcaatgacaacacaactgaaagcaaaatgtagtttttagattaacctttttattattaagggagaaaaataatccaaagctacatggcccggTGTGAAACAGTGAGTGCCCCTAAACCGAATAAgcggttgggccacccttagcagcaacaactgcaatcaggcgtgtgtgataacttgcaatgagtctcttacagcgctgtggaggaattttggcccactctttgcaaaattgttgtcattcagccacattggagggttttccagcatgaagcgcctttttaaggtcatgccatagGGTTTttttcaggtcaggactttgactcggccactctagagttttcattttgtttttcttcagccattcagaggtggacttgctggtgtgttttggatcattgtcctgctgcagaacccaagttggtttcagcttgaggtcataaacagatggccgggcattctcattcaggattttttggcagacagcagaattcatggttccatttatcacaacaggtcctccaggttctgaagcaacaaaacagcaccagaccatcacactaccaccaccatactttactgttgctatgatgttctttttctgaaatggggcgttacttttacgccagatgtaatgagacacaccttccaataagttcaacttttgtctcatcagaccacagagtattttcccaactgtcttggggatcatcaagacgttttctggcaaaattgaaatgatccttaatgttcttttcgttCAGCGgtagttttggtcttggaactcgccgtttttgcccagtgtctttcttatattggagtcatgaacactgaccttaattgaGGCAAACGAGgcatgcagttctttggatgttgttgtcacgggtgttatacggcaaccggatcagtCCGATCTTGTGGTGGAAGCCAattttatccgatcttcaaaatacagcggatttgcagccgatcccgatcgtgaagatcagatcgggacatccctaaatgAAACAGATAAAAGGAATACAGAACAAGCTAAACTAGGATACGATATAATTGTTTTCTGTTTGCAACTCCAATTCAAATTCAAGAATTGAATTGGAATTGAGAGGTCATTCTCAATTCAAATCCAAATTTTGTACAGTCCAGAAGTGAAGAGAAATGGTCCTCGTCAATCCTCACGTTGGTTCGGGTCACCGGGGTGGCAGGTGCAGGAGACAGGAATCAATACAATTCGATCAGGACACACTGGTTTAAATAAGACACTGTTTTTAATAGGTAAACGTGAGACTGGGAAATATGGTAGATTAGATTAGCTTGTACTTTATTTGTCCCACAATGGGGAAATTTAGATGTTACAGCAGCAGAAAGATTCAAAAAGCACAATATACCAAATACCTATACAAGAAAGATAAACAACCTACGATGAAACATCCACTATAAACATATTAACAGTATACAATAAACCTATCCATAAAACCTAGCCAAGTAAGTAACGTATGAGATGACCAAGTACGTATGAAAGTACAATAAATGTAGGCACTGAAGGTATTTCCCAGTACAATGATGTTGGAATAAATAATATTGCACATGTTGACAGTTAGtcaacaaccccccccccagtgTTATCTCTATTGATATAGACTGGAAGCAATAGCGTTCCTTCACATCCGCAGAGTGGCGGGAGTGCAACATACTGTTTGCATCCGCCGTTAAACGACAAACgagaagaagaagcggcagcagaagaagaaaagtTAGCAAAATTTGGTGCCGACCAAGATGGCGAGCTGAGTGTCTGTGGCTTTCCGGAGCTCCTAACAGAGGTTTCAACTATCGTACAACAGATATAAATCTACAGTAGATACAGCAATGAATACGTCAAAGATTGGGCCTTTCTAAAGCACGCGCAGCAGAAGTTGAGTGTGGAGTATTAAGGAGTGCTATCTTATTATTGGAGTGCTATCTGAAGTGAAGATTGAAGACGTGATAGAAGATGAACCACTGCTATGCTAAGATGGCGACGTCCAGTCAAAGAGAAGGTGGAAGAGAATCACCGCTACCAACTCCCAGCAAATCATCAATCATCAGTTCCCAAAACTGCAGATAACAGTGAGCGAGTTGAATTTCTTGGTATCTTAAAACCTTTAAACAGAGCTTGTTTAATTTAAATTAGCCGACCATGCTGACAAAGTTCAAAGAAGGCACTGGTGTCCAAGGCTGTATCCCGGTTCCACCCCTTAGGCCTTACCATTCGTAAACTGTCTTATATCTAtcccttaaagtgctcatgacaccaaaacccATGTtaatcttaatatttttttaaaaaatatactgcaGGGCATATTATTTATGTTAGGtgtgtgctcgaatgttgaTTTTTGTTAAGGTTTTGTCACTACAAACAGTCTCTTCCTGTATTTTATAGCAGAATGCGGAAGTGGTGTAGTGGTGGCTCATTTTTTTGCTGGATTTTTGTCGTTGTTATACATGTagagtcaaacctgtcttagcggccacctttatagaacggccacctgcctatagtagccactgaaaaaatcccccccagcaaattcacgttatagaccctgtgtatagcagtcacctgtccaacacggccagcggccacccattttgtctcccttggtcaatatctgactgtatatagtggccaaattaccaactcaagtagaagcttcatgcacgaaaaagtttcgtttttcaatcaatgaagccgtcgtgtgtagactttaattactgagtcctagctcagtcacaatcattcacaagatccacacaaactgtcagttgttccacataaaaaagccgtcttcttttgagcttgctatttcctggtcaaacatgtaactttaagagcatttgcaccaaaacattaccgcagagtaggctgggaacaggacgtgctcccagcgacgctacaataaaaaaaaaaaaacatacgctagcatgcatgtggcagggggagcaaaactgagttcggttgtacttaattgaagtattttagaatgtactcacgttatttttgatcaatcctcatccacaaatccatcaaagtcctcatcttctgtattcgacacaaaaaagctgtcttcttttccgttcgctactagtctgttaacttgtcagtgttattcagctccgaagcaaggaaggaaacttctcctgttgcttctgccaactttatttattgaacgcggccaccagacagcagctcagaacacacacacatctctcagcatcgtctctcctccctgcttgcccacaaggcaaaggttaaacaagccccactacatagctgtccaggcaatgcctgtaacaagtgacaccgtttatttcctggtgtgagacaatgtgcacaatgtgtgtcaatactgtaatgccgcttgttgtggggaaggagagactcacgtcgccgatgcactttaatggctttaataacagcggagaacactgcaggactttacatccacgccaacataaacacacttcccaactctctcgaaactcacagctagcactgagcctagctctcctgctcgggacgcccaccgtcacttcccgtcacttcctgaggaactaaagctgtaatgacactttgccgtataaaaagtaaaatattaaaaacaagcgtaagacattactagtacagctttgttctgtgggtcatgAATAATAACaagctgtacaacttttatccgtagtcccacagtgccctctactggtcaacattattttttttcctttaaaaatgttttttttcctctactggtcaacattcaaactggacaccaacctgtctatagaggccacctgtctattctatagacaagtttgactgtactctcATTGTCCCAAAAAGAGGACACAACATAGTCATTGTCTCCATAATCTCATGTTTGCTTCACGGGCAGTTCCTATATATAcaattgtgtatatatatactgtatatatatatatatatatatatactgtatatatatatatatatatatatatatatatatatatatatatatatatataggaagTAAGtgttgttaaaggaaaactgcacttttttttggaaaatacgCAAGATACCATAAGTatcacatgttatcatgaatgtatctgttactacatggtcacagtatGTACCTGTATATAAAACCTTAAAACTTTGTTGGGGGTTagtggtctttgtaggcggcataggggtgtcccattatgtgcagtaatgagctgtctgtttttatatctttacagcgcacagaaaagagaaagacgtgttcatgtcttaaATAACGATTGCGGAAGATAAgcaaaagtccaaaaaaagtgctgttttcctttaagttggAGACCTTGTAAGTTACACTCTGTGAACATGTACGGCATTAGAAAATATTGTCACAACACAAACAGAATTTTATGATCACTAATGGACACTTGTGTCGTCCAAAAGGAGGATGAGAGCAAAATCCACGTTGTTCTCAGCCAATCAACGTTGTGTAGCTGTTACTGGCAGCATACTAGTTTATGAGGGAATCTGGTATCATACACATCAGCTCAACACTTTGTAGGTGACGCCGCACGAGTGGCATTACACTTTCATGATTTGATCACCTTTCAGCCCAAACAGGACAAGAAAACCTTTATTCGCCATTGTGTGACTGCATGTGTACGGTCAGATTTTTCTTATGTGAataacttttaccacaaaccgagcagctaaaaggtttttctcctgtgtgtgttctcatgtgctgAGTCAAACTGGAGTTTTTAGAATAACTttcaccacaaactgagcaacaaaAAGGCTTTTGTCCTGTATGTGTTCTCATGTGCACTACCATGTTTGACTTTCGGGAGAATCTTTTACCGCAAACAGAACAATCAAAAGGTTGTTCTCCTGTATGTGTTCTCATATGTGACACCATAGTTTCCTTtcgagagaatcttttaccacaaactgaacaactaaaaggtttttcccctgtgtgtgttctcatatgTGATGCCATATATGACTTGCGAGAGAAcctttgagcacaaacagaacaaccaaaaggtttttctcccgtgtgcgttctcatgtgtgataccacaTTATCTCTTTGAGCAAATCTTTTACCGCACACTGAGCAACAaaatggtttttctcctgtgtgtatcCTCATGTGCCGTACTATATCTGACTGATTAGAGAATCTTTGCCCACAAACAGAACAagcaaaaggtttttctcctgtgtgtgtcagcatgtgtCGAGTCATATTACACTTATAAGACATGCTTTTTGCACACACTGAGCAGGTGAAACGTTTCTTCcttgtcttctttttagagcattCAGACTGTTTGTTGTCAGCATGAGTCCTCATATCACCTTCCCAGTCTGTATCACTGCTCAAAGGTTCTTGGTTGTAGTCGCTGTCTTTATCTTCAAGAGAGTGTGatgttgtgtcgtcactatctgatagtggagctaagaggttgtctgcttgtgatcctccacagtggtctccatcagcttctgttgtcatgtgttgtggtgatctgctgcttggaggctccatccctctgttctcctcacttggactgcAATCAAACagtgaggactcaggtggtttgtcttcagtcttcactaagacaacagtcagtggcaacttggtgagatcagcACCCTCCGGCCCGAGAAGACACTCTCCCTCCTGAATGGTCCACAGTTCctgctcttcctctttaacgtggaGATGCTGTGGTTCttcctgcttcaaagtggagctGCTACCCTGCAGCTGAGGTAGACATTCTTCTTGACAACCAATCATCTGCTGGACACTTGCAGGAGAAAACCAATTTAAGGACGCAGGTGGCTCGCCTTTATGGTCttcggtcttcacagagacaccagtcagtggcactAGAAGACACTCTCTCTCCTGAGTGGTCCagagttcttcctcttcctctttaacatgttGGGGCTGcgggtcctcctcctcctcctcctgatgaagctgtgatgacacaggtggtttgtcttcatggtcttcagtcttcacagagacaccagtcagtggcaagtTGGTGACATCAGCCTCCTCTGACCCTGGAAGAACCTTTCTCTCCTGAGTGATCCAgagttcctcttcttcctctttaatgttggAGGGCTGTTgatcctcctgcttcaaagtgaAGCTCCGCCCCTTTGGATGAGGGGGACATTCTTCTTgatgaccaatcagctgctggatgtctgcaggacacaatgCTATTTGCATTATTTGCATATTGAAATGTTGATAGTTCATGTCAACAGTTAAGTTAACAGTTTAAATTCattgcactttgtgtgtgtgtggataatTTAAAATGTACTATTCCACTATTCCAAACTATTCTAAGCAAATAGCACCGGCACGAGGTGCATTCGtggacatcgggtcattacactattttttttggGCAAAGACCccacgacccactgaaaacggctccgtgacccaccagttgagaatcactgctttaaGAGGTGGATTACGTCGTTTAAAGCAGGGGtacccaaagtgcggcccgcggaatattgtacaaattttaatcaacaagaaaacacaaatggaaaaatcagcagtaagtttacaagcataaagtccacctattaagagaaaagaattgtattttacaagaaaaatttgtaatttttcagAGAatttcataacattatgaggaaaaataccaaCATTTCAGTAGcacaaagatgaaatattaaagaaagatgttatatttttaatgttgtgatattttcaaaaacaaacaaaagctattatttttgaaaaattagtttggggaaaaagttataatcttttgagaatatagtcaaaatataatggaaataaagtaaattacaagaataaaatttagaagaagaaagttgggaaattaaaaaaaaagcaacagcagaaaaggaaaaaaacattgtaattttatgagaataaagtcaaagtaacCAGGCtgacttttatgagaataaacttcaaATATTATTTACTCGCTAGCTCACGCAGCTATTGTAGAAGCAACATTATTGACGGTGCTGTGATGTTTGCGTTTTATATTCGCTGTCTAATCACTCATGTAATGCAGTACATTggagtgaagtctgtttgcacTGAATTACAGTCACCCTAAACCAACAACATTTATGTGTTTATTGTAGTCAGCAAACAGTATCAGTGGTCCAgaaagctaaataaaagatggaAGCAACATGGCCATATGTGGATTTTGGAATCTAACATTATCCTATcatttttttaccatttgttTTCAGCTCAAAATTACTATACTActgttactattattactgtatttacaatgagttaatagttgtagcccattaattatgcaaatgtgtcattcctgcaggtgATGCTGAGCCAATTGAAGTCAGCACACCAGAAGAGCACATTGCCATGACCATCTGCTACTCCACCCGCCACTCCAGGATCATTCAAAAGCCCAGTACGGAAAGGAAGactgcaacaaaatgccattctggactttctGACAAAAGAATTTTAGAAAGAACATCAACGACGGGAGGAGGCagaggccaaaacagggaggttttaTAACCTATGAATAATTGTTCGAGATGGATAGAATTAAACAATAGAAGCACTGTACGACTAAACAACGGAAGTACTGTTGCTCGAACTTTGCACAGACAGGTTGCTTGGCAACCTTATCTGCTCGCTGCAGCTTGTGCGTCGTAGAAGACACACACTCATATCCTAGACTGACACGAGCTGGAACCAGTTAGATGCAGACCTAGCCACACCACTGATCCACGTAGGGGATCGGTACCACCCAGAACAGGATAATAGAGCAGGCTCTTCCTCGTGCAGGGCTTCTTCTACCCTTCTTCTGTTAAAGTGTTGgaacatgtatgaatttatcGCACTCAGCATTGAAAATTGTGGTCCGTctcatctctctctctcgctacAAGAAATGtttgataaggtttatacatttgttgacgTTTATACAGTTTGTATTATATTGTCCATTCTATTCCGTGTGTGATACATTTTTGATACATGTTCTGCTTTTAATAAATGTAGCTGGTACAAAGCTGTTATTTAT
Encoded proteins:
- the LOC129179215 gene encoding zinc finger protein 773-like, with the protein product MNHCYAKMATSCQREGGRESDPPTPRKSSAEEKPRTADNDIQQLIGHQEECPPHPKGRSFTLKQEDQQPSNIKEEEEELWITQERKVLPGSEEADVTNLPLTGVSVKTEDHEDKPPVSSQLHQEEEEEDPQPQHVKEEEEELWTTQERECLLVPLTGVSVKTEDHKGEPPASLNWFSPASVQQMIGCQEECLPQLQGSSSTLKQEEPQHLHVKEEEQELWTIQEGECLLGPEGADLTKLPLTVVLVKTEDKPPESSLFDCSPSEENRGMEPPSSRSPQHMTTEADGDHCGGSQADNLLAPLSDSDDTTSHSLEDKDSDYNQEPLSSDTDWEGDMRTHADNKQSECSKKKTRKKRFTCSVCAKSMSYKCNMTRHMLTHTGEKPFACSVCGQRFSNQSDIVRHMRIHTGEKPFCCSVCGKRFAQRDNVVSHMRTHTGEKPFGCSVCAQRFSRKSYMASHMRTHTGEKPFSCSVCGKRFSRKETMVSHMRTHTGEQPFDCSVCGKRFSRKSNMVVHMRTHTGQKPFCCSVCGESYSKNSSLTQHMRTHTGEKPFSCSVCGKSYSHKKNLTVHMQSHNGE